The proteins below are encoded in one region of Berryella intestinalis:
- a CDS encoding phosphoglycerate kinase produces the protein MTTINTIDQLDAAGKRVLVRVDFNVPVKDGLVADDTRITAALPTIERLVGQGARVVLMSHRGRPSGEGFEEGFSLKPAAKRLAQLVDAPVRMADDIAGPDALAKAESLAPGEILVVENLRFDKREKKNDPTFCAELAKLGEVYVNDAFGTAHRAHASTAGVAELLPTYAGYLMEREVSTLTGMLAQPERPFTAVLGGSKVSDKIQVIDALMEKCDTLVIGGGMCFTFLAAKGHGVGSSLCERDFVDRAAQMIERAREKGVELLLPVDVVAADRFAEDADSMVVGVDSIPEDRMGLDIGPKTAELYGEACRKAATVFWNGPMGVFEMDAFSAGTRAVAEAIAENRTGTTIIGGGDSVAAVNKFGLADRMTFISTGGGASMELVEGKELPGVAALCR, from the coding sequence ATGACCACCATCAACACCATCGATCAGCTCGACGCCGCCGGCAAACGCGTTCTGGTGCGCGTCGATTTCAACGTCCCGGTCAAAGACGGCCTGGTCGCCGATGATACGCGCATCACCGCCGCGCTTCCCACCATCGAGCGTTTGGTGGGCCAGGGCGCGCGCGTGGTGCTCATGAGCCACCGGGGCCGCCCTTCGGGCGAGGGGTTCGAGGAGGGCTTCTCCCTGAAGCCCGCCGCAAAGCGGCTGGCCCAGCTCGTGGATGCGCCGGTGCGCATGGCAGACGATATCGCGGGCCCCGACGCCCTCGCCAAGGCCGAGTCCCTGGCGCCCGGCGAGATCCTCGTGGTGGAAAACCTCCGCTTCGATAAGCGCGAGAAGAAAAACGATCCGACGTTTTGCGCCGAGCTGGCCAAACTGGGCGAAGTGTACGTGAACGACGCGTTCGGCACCGCTCATCGGGCCCACGCTTCGACCGCGGGCGTGGCAGAGCTGCTCCCGACCTATGCGGGTTACCTCATGGAGCGCGAGGTGTCCACGCTCACCGGCATGCTCGCCCAGCCCGAGCGCCCCTTCACCGCGGTGCTGGGAGGATCCAAGGTATCCGATAAGATCCAGGTCATCGACGCGTTGATGGAGAAATGCGATACGCTCGTCATCGGTGGCGGCATGTGCTTCACCTTCCTTGCGGCCAAAGGCCACGGCGTCGGCTCGTCCCTGTGCGAGCGCGATTTCGTCGACCGCGCCGCTCAGATGATCGAGCGCGCGCGAGAGAAAGGCGTGGAGCTGCTGCTTCCCGTGGACGTCGTCGCGGCCGACCGGTTCGCCGAGGACGCCGATTCGATGGTGGTCGGGGTCGATTCCATTCCCGAGGACCGCATGGGGCTCGATATCGGCCCGAAGACCGCCGAGCTGTACGGAGAGGCGTGCCGCAAGGCCGCCACGGTGTTCTGGAACGGCCCGATGGGCGTGTTCGAGATGGATGCGTTTTCGGCGGGAACCCGCGCGGTTGCCGAGGCCATTGCCGAGAACCGCACCGGAACCACCATCATCGGCGGCGGCGACAGCGTGGCGGCCGTCAACAAGTTCGGCCTGGCCGACCGCATGACCTTCATCTCGACCGGCGGCGGCGCCTCGATGGAGCTCGTCGAAGGCAAGGAGCTGCCCGGCGTGGCGGCGCTTTGCCGCTAG
- the tpiA gene encoding triose-phosphate isomerase, protein MRTPLIAGNWKMNNTIPEAVVLAQDICNNFERDWASEVDVLVCPPALDIKPVKTVFEFDRVKVQVGAQNVYWEESGAFTGELSCGMLASAGCSAVIVGHSERRNLFGETNEDVNRKAKAVLAARMTPIVCVGESLFVREAGEAVEYVCSQVEAALAGIDEVEARSCVIAYEPVWAIGTGRTATPEQAEEICAAIRGVLARRYGSDTAEAVRILYGGSVNIGNIELLMAQPDIDGGLVGGASLDARGFLSLVRACVR, encoded by the coding sequence GTGCGCACACCTCTGATCGCAGGCAACTGGAAGATGAACAACACCATTCCCGAAGCAGTGGTGCTGGCCCAAGACATCTGCAACAACTTCGAACGGGACTGGGCAAGCGAAGTGGACGTGCTGGTGTGCCCCCCCGCGCTCGACATCAAACCGGTGAAGACCGTGTTCGAGTTCGATCGCGTCAAGGTCCAGGTGGGAGCCCAGAACGTGTACTGGGAGGAAAGCGGCGCCTTTACCGGCGAGCTTTCCTGCGGCATGCTGGCTTCGGCCGGCTGCTCGGCGGTCATCGTGGGCCACTCCGAGCGCCGCAATCTGTTCGGCGAGACCAACGAGGACGTGAACCGCAAGGCCAAGGCCGTTCTCGCCGCGCGCATGACCCCCATAGTCTGCGTGGGGGAATCGCTGTTCGTGCGCGAAGCGGGCGAAGCGGTCGAATACGTATGCTCCCAGGTCGAAGCGGCGCTCGCGGGGATCGACGAGGTCGAGGCCCGCTCGTGCGTCATCGCCTACGAACCTGTGTGGGCCATCGGCACGGGCCGCACCGCCACGCCCGAGCAGGCCGAGGAGATCTGCGCGGCCATCCGAGGAGTGCTGGCGCGCCGCTACGGGTCGGATACGGCCGAGGCGGTGCGCATCCTGTACGGCGGGTCGGTGAACATCGGCAACATCGAGCTGCTCATGGCCCAACCCGACATCGACGGCGGTTTGGTGGGCGGCGCCAGCCTCGATGCGAGGGGTTTTCTGTCGCTGGTGAGGGCGTGCGTGCGATGA
- the gap gene encoding type I glyceraldehyde-3-phosphate dehydrogenase, protein MATKVGINGFGRIGRLVYRAMANDPEVEIVAINDPGSIEAMAHLLKYDSVHGRMFDKIEIDGDTLIVDGHPSRVFGTRNPSEIPWGELGVDVVVESTGRFTDANAARAHIESGAKKVVITAPGKNVDKTIVMGVNEGDYDKDADCIVSNASCTTNCLAPFAKVLLDSFGIKRGFMNTIHAYTNDQKILDLPHKDLRRARAANLSVIPTTTGAARAVSLVLPELKGKFDGFATRVPTPDGSMVDLTVELERDVTVDEVNAAMKAAAEGPLKGILQYLDEPLVSCDIVGNSHSSIFDSQLTMVLGGQGNLVKCVAWYDNEWGYSQRVKDLVKIML, encoded by the coding sequence ATGGCAACCAAGGTAGGCATCAACGGCTTCGGACGAATCGGTCGACTTGTCTATCGTGCGATGGCGAACGATCCGGAGGTCGAGATCGTCGCGATCAACGACCCTGGTAGCATCGAGGCCATGGCCCATCTGCTGAAATACGACTCCGTGCACGGTCGCATGTTCGACAAGATCGAGATCGACGGAGACACCCTCATCGTCGACGGCCATCCCTCCCGGGTGTTCGGCACCCGCAACCCCTCCGAGATTCCCTGGGGCGAGCTGGGAGTCGACGTCGTCGTCGAGTCCACCGGCCGCTTCACCGACGCCAATGCGGCGCGCGCCCATATCGAGTCGGGCGCGAAGAAGGTCGTCATCACCGCTCCCGGTAAAAACGTCGACAAGACCATCGTCATGGGCGTGAACGAGGGCGACTACGACAAGGACGCCGACTGCATCGTGTCGAACGCGTCGTGCACCACCAACTGCCTCGCTCCTTTCGCCAAAGTCCTCCTGGACAGCTTCGGCATCAAGCGCGGGTTCATGAACACCATCCACGCTTACACCAACGATCAGAAGATCCTCGATCTGCCGCATAAGGATCTGCGCCGCGCCCGCGCGGCCAACCTGTCGGTGATCCCCACCACCACCGGCGCCGCCCGCGCGGTCTCCCTCGTGCTTCCCGAGCTGAAGGGCAAGTTCGACGGGTTCGCCACGCGCGTGCCCACCCCCGACGGATCGATGGTCGATCTGACGGTCGAGCTCGAGCGCGACGTTACGGTAGACGAGGTGAACGCCGCTATGAAGGCCGCCGCCGAGGGGCCCTTGAAGGGCATCCTCCAGTACCTCGACGAGCCGCTGGTCTCGTGCGACATCGTGGGCAACTCCCATTCGTCTATCTTCGACTCCCAGCTCACCATGGTTCTGGGGGGCCAGGGCAACCTGGTGAAATGCGTTGCCTGGTACGACAACGAATGGGGCTACTCCCAGCGCGTCAAGGATCTTGTCAAGATCATGCTCTAG